In Eschrichtius robustus isolate mEscRob2 chromosome 2, mEscRob2.pri, whole genome shotgun sequence, a single window of DNA contains:
- the RETREG1 gene encoding reticulophagy regulator 1 isoform X2 encodes MPEGEDFGSGKSWEVINSKPHERPRLSHCLAESWMNFSLFLQEMSVFKQQSPGKFCLLVCSVCTFFTILGSYIPGVILSYLLLLCAFLCPLFKCNDIGQKIYNKIKSFLLKLDFGIREYINQKKRERAEADKEKGHKDDSELDFSALCPKISLTVAAKELSVSDTDVSEVSWTDNGTFNLSEGYTPQTDTSDDLDRPSEEVFSRDLSDFPSLENGTGTNDEDELSLGLPTELKRRKEQLDRGPRPSSERQSVAGLTLPLSGDQTFHLMSNLAGDVITAAVTAAVKDQLAGMQQALSQAAPSAGEDTDAEEGDDFELLDQSELDQIESELGLSHDQEAEAQQKKKSSGFLSNLLGGH; translated from the exons ctGGGAAGTTATCAATTCCAAACCACATGAAAGACCCAGGCTCAGCCACTGTCTTGCAGAATCATGGATGAATTTCAGCCTATTTCTTCAAGAAATGTCTGTGTTTAAACAGCAGAGCCCTGGCAAG ttttgtctcCTGGTCTGCAGTGTATGCACCTTTTTTACGATCTTGGGAAGTTACATTCCTGGGGTTATACTGAGCTATCTACTGT TACTATGTGCATTTCTGTGTCCACTGTTTAAGTGTAATGATATTGGacaaaaaatatacaacaaaatcAAGTCATTTCTGCTGAAACTAGATTTTGGAATCAGAGAATATATTAACCAGAAGAAACGTGAGAGAGCTG AAGCAGATAAAGAAAAAGGTCACAAAGATGACAGTGAATTAGACTTCTCAGCTCTCTGTCCTAAG ATTAGCCTGACCGTTGCCGCCAAAGAGTTGTCTGTGTCTGACACAGACGTGTCCGAGGTCTCCTGGACTGACAATGGGACCTTCAACCTTTCAGAAGGCTACACTCCACAGACGGACACTTCTGACG ATCTTGACCGACCTAGTGAGGAAGTTTTCTCTCGAGacctttcagattttccatctctAGAAAATGGCACAGGAACAAATGATGAAGATGAATTAAGCCTTGGCTTGCCCACTGAGCTCAAGAGAAGAAAGGAGCAGTTGGACCGCGGTCCCCGACCCAGCTCAGAGAGGCAATCAGTGGCTGGTCTCACCCTTCCTCTGAGCGGTGACCAAACCTTCCACCTGATGAGCAACCTGGCTGGGGACGTCATCACCGCGGCGGTGACTGCCGCCGTCAAAGACCAGTTAGCAGGCATGCAGCAAGCACTGTCCCAGGCTGCTCCCAGCGCAGGGGAGGACACAGACGCGGAGGAAGGGGATGACTTTGAGCTGCTGGACCAGTCAGAGCTTGACCAAATTGAGAGTGAATTGGGGCTTTCACACGACCAGGAAGCAGAAGCACAGCAAAAGAAGAAGTCTTCAGGCTTTCTTTCAAATCTACTCGGAGGCCATTAG